The genomic stretch TCTTGGAATCGCACCGCGCTGCGCGCGAGGAGTGCCGGGGCCTGGTGCTGGTCCTGGCACCCCGTCATCCCGAGCGCGTGCCGGAGGTGCTGAGCCTCCTGAGCGCACGCGGCTGGCCGGCGGTGCGCCGGAGCGAGCTGCCGCGCCAGCGCACGCGCGACGCGGTCATCGTGCTGGACACGGTGGGCGAGTTGGCCCAGCTCTACGCCATCGCCGACGTGGTTTTCACGGGCGGCAGCCTGGTCGAGGTCGGGGGCCACAACATGCTCGAGCCCGCCCTCCGGCGAAAGCCCGTGCTCTTCGGCCCGCACACCAGCAACTTCCGCGAGGCGGCCGGGCTGCTCGTCGAGAGCGGGGGCGGGATCGTGGTGCGCGACGGCGCCGAGCTGACCGCCCAGCTCAAGCGGCTCCTCGCCGATGCGCCGCTGCGGGCGAAGCTGGGCGCCGCCGCCGGCGAGGCGGTCGCCTCGCGCCACGGCGCCGTCCGGGCCACCCTGGAGCTGGTCGCGCGCTTCCTGCGGCCCGGAGACCCGACGTGAAGCGAGCGGACGCCGGCGGCCGGTTCACGCGCGGCTGGGAGCGCGGCTTCGGTCCGGGCCCCACGCTCCTGCTGGGCGCGCTCGCCGGCGGGTATCGCGGGTTTCTCGGCGCGCGCGAGTGGCTGTATGCGCGCGGCGTCCTGAGCTCACGCGCGCTGCCCTGCGCCGTCGTCTCGGTAGGCAATCTGACGGTCGGAGGGACCGGCAAGACGCCCGCCGTGGAGCGGGCGGTCCAGACGCTGGCCGACCTCGGCCATCGGCCCGCGGTCGTGAGCCGCGGCTACCGGCGGCAGAGCAGCGGGGTGCAGATCGTCGCCGATACCAGCTCGATCAGGCTCGACCCCGAGGACGCGGGCGACGAGCCGTTCCTGCTGGCGCGCCGGTTGCCCGGAGTGCCAGTGGTGGTGGGCGGGAATCGTCACGATGCCGCGCGCCTGGCCATCCAGCGCTTCGCGGTGACGGCGGTCGTTCTCGACGACGGCTTCCAGCATCGGACCCTGAGGAAGGACCTGGAGATCGTCATGGCCCGCGCGCGGAGCCCCTGGGGCAACGGCCTGCTGCTCCCCGGCGGACCGCTGCGCGAGCCGCTGTCGGCGCTGGCCAAGGCGGACCTCATCGTGGCCACCGGCGCCCGCGGCGCCAGCGATCTGGCCGAGATCGAGGCCACGACGGCGCAGCACGCCCCCGGCGTGCCCGTGCTCGCGGCCCACTACGCCGCGGTCGAGTGCTGGGAGGCCGACCGAATGCGGATGCGCGCGTTGTCCGAGCTCGCCGGCACCCGCCTGCTCGCCTTCGCCGGCATTGCCTCGCCCGAGGCCTTCGAGCTGACGCTCAGGGGCCTGGAGATCGGCGTCGTCGAGATGGCCACGTTCCCCGATCACCACTGGTACTCACCGGAGGATCTCCGGGCCCTGGAGGCCCGGAGCGTGGCTCTGCGCGCCGAGGGGCTCGTGACCACCGAGAAAGACTGGGTGCGGCTCCGGCGATTGCCGTTGCCGAAGCGGCCCCTCTACGTGATCAGCGTCCGGCTGGAGCTCTCCACCGGTCACGGCGAGTGGCAGAAGGCGTTCGAGCGCTTATGCCCGAGATAGTGATCGTTCGGCTTCCGAACTGGCTCGGCGACACTGTCATGGCAGTGCCGGCGCTTCGCTCCCTGCGCAGCGGGCTGCCGGGCGCCCGCGTCGGGCTCGCCGGCCCCTGGGCGTCGCTCCTGGCCGGGCAAGGTCTGGCCGACCTGCTGGTCACGTATCCCCGCCCGTGGGGCGGCCGCCTGCGGACGGCGGACGCCGTGCGCGACTTCGCCCCCCACACGGCGGTGCTCCTGCCAAACTCCCTGGAGGCCGCGCTGGCAGCGTGGTACTGGCGGGCGCGGCGCCGGATCGGGTTCGCCGCCGGAGGCCGGTCGTGGCTGCTCACGGATGCGGTGGCGCTGCCGTCGCCGCGGCAGCACCAGGTGGACGAATATCTGTTGCTGATTGAGCGCCTCGGGATCGCTCCGGTGGCCCGGCAGCCCCGCCTCAGCCCTCCGGGCGAAGAGACCGAGGCGCGCGGGATGGTCCGCGCGCTGCTCCGCGAGGTCGGCGCGGCGACGACGAACGGGGGACCGCGGCCGCGGGTCGGCGTCCACGTCGGCGCGGCGTTCGGACCGTCGAAGCTCTGGCCCGCCGAGCGGATCGCGGAATTCTGCCGCGTCGTGCGCGCCGATGGCGGCATCCCGGTGCTGCTCGGCACGCGCGAGGACCTGCCGCTGGCAGCGGCCATCATGGCGGCCGCTCCGGCGGCGAGCCTCGTCGGCCGCGACAATCCCGCCTTGCTGCCGGCCGTCCTCGCCGAGATCGACGCCCTCGTCTGCGGCGACACGGGCGTGGGCCATCTGGCGGCGGCGCTCGGCACGCCGGTGGTGACGCTCTTCGGACCGACCGACCCGCGCCTCACGGCGCCCCAGGGCCGCGTCGAGATCCTGAGCCATCCCACGCCGTGCTCCCCGTGCTTCTATCGCGCCTGCCCCATCGAGCATCCGTGTCTGGCCTCCATCACCGCTGTCGAGGCCGCCGCGCGGCTGCGGCGGCTCCTGGGCTGATGGGCCTCACGGTTCTGCACCTGGCGGCCAACCGCTGGTGGACGGGCAGCGCCGATCCGGTCATCCGGCTGGCCGGCGGGCTTCGCCGGCGGGGCCACCGCATCCTGCTGGGAGTGATCCCAGGCGATCGCTTCGAGGCGAAGGCGCGCGAGGCCGGCCTCGATCCCATCCCCGGTCTGTATCTGCGGACGCGCTTGGCGCCCGCGGCGTTCGCCGGCGACGTGCGACGGCTTCGCGCCATCGTGAGGGCCGAAGGGGTGGACGTCATCCACTGCCATCATTCGCACGATCACTGGCTCGCGCTGCTGGTCCGCGGGGCCCGCGACAGGCGCCCCCTTCCGCTGGTGCGGACGTTCCACAACTTCCGCTCGGTCCGGCGCGACCGCGTCTCCGCGTGGCTCTACCGGCGTACGGTCGCGCTCTTCGCGGTCTCGCGCCAGATCGAGGCGCGGTGCCGGGCGGCGGGCAT from Candidatus Methylomirabilota bacterium encodes the following:
- a CDS encoding glycosyltransferase family 9 protein; the encoded protein is MAVPALRSLRSGLPGARVGLAGPWASLLAGQGLADLLVTYPRPWGGRLRTADAVRDFAPHTAVLLPNSLEAALAAWYWRARRRIGFAAGGRSWLLTDAVALPSPRQHQVDEYLLLIERLGIAPVARQPRLSPPGEETEARGMVRALLREVGAATTNGGPRPRVGVHVGAAFGPSKLWPAERIAEFCRVVRADGGIPVLLGTREDLPLAAAIMAAAPAASLVGRDNPALLPAVLAEIDALVCGDTGVGHLAAALGTPVVTLFGPTDPRLTAPQGRVEILSHPTPCSPCFYRACPIEHPCLASITAVEAAARLRRLLG
- the lpxK gene encoding tetraacyldisaccharide 4'-kinase, which produces MKRADAGGRFTRGWERGFGPGPTLLLGALAGGYRGFLGAREWLYARGVLSSRALPCAVVSVGNLTVGGTGKTPAVERAVQTLADLGHRPAVVSRGYRRQSSGVQIVADTSSIRLDPEDAGDEPFLLARRLPGVPVVVGGNRHDAARLAIQRFAVTAVVLDDGFQHRTLRKDLEIVMARARSPWGNGLLLPGGPLREPLSALAKADLIVATGARGASDLAEIEATTAQHAPGVPVLAAHYAAVECWEADRMRMRALSELAGTRLLAFAGIASPEAFELTLRGLEIGVVEMATFPDHHWYSPEDLRALEARSVALRAEGLVTTEKDWVRLRRLPLPKRPLYVISVRLELSTGHGEWQKAFERLCPR